In the genome of Hyalangium ruber, the window GTGCAGTACACCCTGGAGTTGTTGGAGCCGCTCGGGCCGGTGCAGGCGCGCGCCATGTTCGGCGGCTGGGGCGTGTACTCCGGCGGGATGATGTTCGGGCTCATCGGCAACGGCCGGCTCTACCTCAAGGTGGACGACGTCACCCGCCCGGCCTTCGAGGCCGCCGGCTGCGAGCCCTTCGTGTACGACAGCGGCAAGGGCAAGCCGCCCGTGGCCATGTCCTACTGGACGCCCCCCGCGGACGCGAGCGACGACTCCCACGCGCTGCTGCCCTGGGCTCGCCGCGCGGTGGAGGCGGCCCAGCGGGCCGCTGCGAAGAAGGCCCCTGCCAAGGGCAAGGCCAAGGCCAAGAAGGCACCCGCGGCAAAGAAGACCGCCAGCAAGGCCGCCGCCCCCAAGAAGCCCGCCCGCACCGCGAAACGGCTCAAGCGGTCTTGATGGCGTCCGCGGTCTGAAGGCCCAGCTCGGCCACGGACACCTCGCGCATCCGGAACTTCTGCACCTTGCCGGTCACCGTCATCGGGAACTCGCCCACGAACTTCCAGTAGCGAGGCACCTTGAAGGTGGAGATACGGCCGGTGCAGAACGCCACCAACTCCGCCTCCGTCAGCGTGACGCCCGGCTTCGCCTTCACCCAGGCCATCACTTCCTCGCCGTACTTCGCGCTCGGAACGCCGATGACCTGGGTCTCGCTCACGCCCGGGTGCGTGTGAAGGAACTCCTCCACCTCGCGCGGGTAGATGTTCTCCCCTCCCCGGATGATCATGTCCTTGATGCGGCCGACGATCTTCACGTACCCGCCCGCATCCATCGTCGCCAGGTCCCCGGTGTGCATCCACCCCGCCGTGTCGATGGCGAGCCGGGTGGCCTCGGCGTTGTTCCAATACCCGAGCATCACGCTGTAGCCCCGCGTACACAGCTCTCCCGGCGTGCCCTGGGGCACCACCGCGCCCGTCTCCGCGTCGACGATCTTCACCTCGACGTGCGGGTGGACCCGCCCCACCGTGGAGACGCGCCGGTCCAGCGGATCATCCAGCGAGCTCTGGGTGGACACGGGCGAGGTCTCCGTCATGCCGTAGCAGATGGTCACCTCGCGCATGTTCATCCGCGACTGCACGTTCTTCATCACCTCCACCGGGCAGGGCGAACCAGCCATGATGCCGGTGCGCAACGTGGACAGGTCGAACTCCCCGAACCGCGGGTGGTCCAGCTCCCCGATGAACATGGTGGGCACGCCGTAGAGCGAGGTGCAGCGCTCGGCCTGCACCGCCTCGAGCACCGCCAGCGGCTCGAATGCCTCGCCCGGAATCACCATGCACGCGCCATGGGAGGTGCAGGCCAGGTTGCCCATCACCATCCCGAAGCAGTGGTAGAAGGGCACGGGGATGCACACCCGATCCTCCGGGCCGTAGCGCAGCACCTCTCCCACGAAGAAGCCGTTGTTGAGCACGTTGTGGTGCGACAGCGTGGCGCCCTTGGGAAAGCCCGTGGTGCCCGACGTGTACTGGATGTTGATCGGATCATCGAACTGGAGTGACGCCTCGCGGGCCTCCAGCTCGCGCGCGCTCGCCCTCTCCCCGCTGGCCAGCAACCGCTCCCAGTCGTCCTCCAGCACCAGCGCCTGCCGCAGCTGCGGGCAGCGGGGACGCACCTCCTCCAACATCTGGCGGTAGTTGGCCTGCCGGAAGCCTCGCGAGAGCAGCAGCACGCTCGTGCCGGACTGGACCAGCGCGTACTCCAGCTCCGCCGTCTTGTAGGCGGGGTTGAGGTTCACGAGGATGGCCCCCACGCGTGCCGCGGCGTACTGGGTCACCACCCATTCGAAGCGGTTGGGAGACCAGATGCCCACCCGGTCCCCCTTCTGCACGCCGGCCGCCATCAGCCCGAGCGCCACCCGCGTGGTCAGCTCCCAGAGCTGCCGATAGGTGGCTCGAAACCCCTGCGAGCGAACCACCAGCGCCTCGCGCTCCCCGTACCGCTCCACGGTGCGGCGGAGGTTCTGCCCCAGGGTGTCTCCCAGGAGCGGCGTGACGCTGGTGCCATGAGCGTAGGAAGGAGCGGAGGCCATGGCCGATCATCCCCCCACGCGCCCGGCACGCGGAGTGAAAAGCCTTGGAGCAGCGCACCATTGAACCATCCGTTATAGTGGAAAAGCCTCCGTTCTTCTGCCCGGGTTGGGTTAACGTCGCGCTCCCCATGGATGCCCCTTACGACAGGCTGTTCTCGGTCCTGCTGGAGAGCCGCGAGCGCCAGTGCTTCCCCTCGGAGATCCGCACCGCCGCGCCGGAGTTCGTGCAGCACGTGCTGGGGCTGCTCTTTCCCCACTTCGCCGAGCGGGTGGAGTGCGGCGCGGCCGCCGTGCGGCGCGACGTGATGGCGGTGGAGGCCAACCTCGTCCGGCTGCTGGCCCTGCTGGGGCCCCTCTACCCGGGCACGGACGCCACCATCCCCCAGCGCTTCATGGAGGAGCTGCCGGACATCTATGACTTCCTGCGGCAGGACGCCCAGGCCATCTACGAGGCGGATCCGGCCGCCCGCAGCGTGGACGAGGTGCTGCTCACCTATCCGGGCTTCTACGCCATCGCCATCTTCCGCGTGGCGCACGCGCTGCACGCGCTGGGCATGCCGCTGCTGCCCCGGCTGCTCACCGAGTTCGCCCACCAGCGCACCGGCGTGGACATCCACCCGGGCGCCACCATCGGCCGGCGCTTCGTCATCGACCACGGCACCGGCGTGGTGATCGGCGAGACGACGGTCATCGGCGACGGCGTGAAGCTCTACCAGGGCGTGACGCTGGGCGCGCTCGTGGTGGAGAAGAGCCTGTCGGACAAGAAGCGCCACCCCACGTTGGAGGATGACGTGGTGGTGTACGCCAACGCCACCATCCTCGGCGGCGGCACCGTGGTGGGCCGCGGCAGCATCATCGCCGGCAACGCCTGGCTCACCCAGAGCGTGCCGCCCCAGTCCGTCGTCAGCCGTCGTACCGAGGTGCGCCACCGCACCTCCAGCGCCGCCGAGGAACTCGGCGAGCTCGAGTTTCACATCTGAACCGCGAAGTCCCTCAACCCCCGAGGCTCACCCGAATGAAGGCCGCCAACATCCTGCAGACCATTGGCAACACCCCGCACGTCCGTATCAACCGGCTCTTTCCCTCGCGCGTCGAGGTGTACATGAAGCTGGAGCGGGCCAACCCGGGTGGCAGCATCAAGGACCGCATCGCCCTGTCGATGATCGAGGACGCCGAGCAGCGCGGCATCCTCAAGAAGGACAGCGTCATCATCGAGCCGACCAGCGGCAACACGGGCATCGGCCTGGCCATGGTGGCGGCGGTGAAGGGCTACAAGCTCATCCTGGTGATGCCCGAGTCCATGAGCCAGGAGCGGCGCCGGCTGATGGCCGCCTACGGGGCCACCTTCGAGCTCACCCCGCGCGCACAGGGCATGAAGGGC includes:
- a CDS encoding TfoX/Sxy family protein is translated as MPQLDSFVQYTLELLEPLGPVQARAMFGGWGVYSGGMMFGLIGNGRLYLKVDDVTRPAFEAAGCEPFVYDSGKGKPPVAMSYWTPPADASDDSHALLPWARRAVEAAQRAAAKKAPAKGKAKAKKAPAAKKTASKAAAPKKPARTAKRLKRS
- a CDS encoding AMP-binding protein, with protein sequence MASAPSYAHGTSVTPLLGDTLGQNLRRTVERYGEREALVVRSQGFRATYRQLWELTTRVALGLMAAGVQKGDRVGIWSPNRFEWVVTQYAAARVGAILVNLNPAYKTAELEYALVQSGTSVLLLSRGFRQANYRQMLEEVRPRCPQLRQALVLEDDWERLLASGERASARELEAREASLQFDDPINIQYTSGTTGFPKGATLSHHNVLNNGFFVGEVLRYGPEDRVCIPVPFYHCFGMVMGNLACTSHGACMVIPGEAFEPLAVLEAVQAERCTSLYGVPTMFIGELDHPRFGEFDLSTLRTGIMAGSPCPVEVMKNVQSRMNMREVTICYGMTETSPVSTQSSLDDPLDRRVSTVGRVHPHVEVKIVDAETGAVVPQGTPGELCTRGYSVMLGYWNNAEATRLAIDTAGWMHTGDLATMDAGGYVKIVGRIKDMIIRGGENIYPREVEEFLHTHPGVSETQVIGVPSAKYGEEVMAWVKAKPGVTLTEAELVAFCTGRISTFKVPRYWKFVGEFPMTVTGKVQKFRMREVSVAELGLQTADAIKTA
- the epsC gene encoding serine O-acetyltransferase EpsC → MDAPYDRLFSVLLESRERQCFPSEIRTAAPEFVQHVLGLLFPHFAERVECGAAAVRRDVMAVEANLVRLLALLGPLYPGTDATIPQRFMEELPDIYDFLRQDAQAIYEADPAARSVDEVLLTYPGFYAIAIFRVAHALHALGMPLLPRLLTEFAHQRTGVDIHPGATIGRRFVIDHGTGVVIGETTVIGDGVKLYQGVTLGALVVEKSLSDKKRHPTLEDDVVVYANATILGGGTVVGRGSIIAGNAWLTQSVPPQSVVSRRTEVRHRTSSAAEELGELEFHI